A section of the Simplicispira suum genome encodes:
- a CDS encoding tyrosine-type recombinase/integrase produces MAKPSVIEDKQVEHLLRATAAYSRVPLRDTALLLVLYGTALSVTELATITVGDYVDAKGNARVTSAVRVDVAHNGEERPLFWSNKRVVLALDAYLAWRVERKHGVTVKKGAYRGLDPESALFLTEDGGAYALTKRMLPSGVWSYSCNTLGAYISRLHANAGIEGGSAQSARRTFAVKQHRQGRDLVHIAAILGHKSVSTTKRLVEGDPVRLADIVARAV; encoded by the coding sequence ATGGCGAAGCCGTCGGTTATCGAGGACAAACAGGTCGAGCATCTGCTTCGCGCGACCGCAGCCTACAGCCGCGTTCCGTTGCGCGATACCGCATTGCTCCTGGTCCTGTACGGCACAGCGCTGTCGGTAACAGAGCTGGCCACCATTACGGTAGGCGACTACGTGGACGCTAAGGGCAACGCGCGCGTCACGAGTGCAGTGCGCGTCGATGTGGCGCACAATGGTGAAGAGCGTCCGCTGTTCTGGTCGAACAAGCGCGTTGTGTTGGCACTGGACGCCTATCTCGCCTGGCGCGTGGAGCGCAAGCACGGCGTCACGGTGAAGAAGGGCGCCTACCGTGGGCTCGACCCCGAGAGCGCCCTTTTTCTGACCGAAGACGGTGGAGCGTATGCGCTGACCAAGCGAATGCTCCCGTCAGGCGTCTGGAGCTATTCCTGCAACACCCTGGGGGCGTACATCTCGCGCCTGCACGCAAATGCCGGGATCGAGGGCGGCAGCGCGCAGTCGGCTCGTCGGACTTTCGCGGTCAAGCAGCACCGCCAGGGGCGTGATCTTGTGCACATAGCCGCGATCTTGGGACACAAGAGCGTGAGCACCACGAAGCGGCTCGTAGAGGGCGACCCCGTGAGACTCGCTGACATTGTGGCGAGGGCTGTGTGA
- a CDS encoding nucleotidyl transferase AbiEii/AbiGii toxin family protein has protein sequence MTTFADIKNHKTNGPWRGLEKLAHEMVQDASTVAKSTLLPVLGGGTRLMLAMEHRISDDIDLFIRNPQWIGFLTPRLNDKFEHLINTYDEGATSLKLKFNDGEIDFIVSMSLLGLDNKISSECLFPLEPVAEVLAKKLFYRGWALTPRDLFDWYAIERHVPLLDAHELMLAELIAARVEGIRMALGQMGTSKQSAIVWQEIRTHDLPDLKQTIHWAQGRLGKFQAMSEQARKDKVSGRRPVER, from the coding sequence ATGACCACTTTTGCGGACATCAAGAATCACAAAACCAATGGTCCATGGAGAGGGCTTGAGAAGCTTGCACATGAGATGGTCCAAGACGCATCCACGGTTGCCAAAAGCACTCTCCTTCCTGTATTGGGCGGTGGAACAAGGCTTATGCTGGCGATGGAGCATCGGATCAGTGACGACATCGATTTGTTCATCCGTAATCCTCAATGGATCGGCTTTCTTACCCCGCGACTGAATGACAAATTTGAGCACCTCATCAACACCTACGACGAGGGGGCCACCTCCCTAAAGCTCAAATTTAACGATGGTGAAATTGATTTCATCGTCAGCATGTCCTTGCTCGGACTCGACAACAAGATTTCCAGTGAATGTCTCTTCCCGCTTGAGCCGGTGGCGGAAGTGCTCGCAAAGAAGCTTTTCTATCGTGGGTGGGCTCTCACACCGCGTGACCTGTTTGACTGGTATGCAATTGAGCGCCATGTGCCGCTTTTGGATGCGCATGAACTGATGCTGGCTGAACTGATCGCGGCCAGAGTGGAGGGCATTCGGATGGCGCTAGGCCAGATGGGCACATCGAAACAGTCGGCAATAGTTTGGCAAGAGATTCGCACGCATGATCTGCCCGATCTCAAGCAAACCATTCACTGGGCTCAAGGTCGATTGGGGAAATTTCAGGCAATGAGTGAGCAGGCGAGGAAAGACAAGGTTTCGGGGCGCCGTCCTGTGGAGCGATAG
- a CDS encoding transposase, with the protein MEIMHTMASEAIAQRPKRRYYSPELKGQVVAQCQVRGASVAGVALAHGINANIVHRWLREQIAQRMPAVRNEFIALALKPTAVQQPAPAPAPKPANPSCDICVEVWRSAGTVTVTWPLEDAASCGGGLRLLRVQGRRAR; encoded by the coding sequence ATGGAGATCATGCACACCATGGCGAGCGAGGCGATAGCCCAACGTCCCAAGCGGCGTTACTATAGCCCAGAACTCAAGGGTCAGGTCGTAGCGCAATGCCAGGTCAGAGGAGCCTCCGTAGCCGGCGTAGCTCTGGCCCATGGCATCAACGCCAACATCGTTCATCGATGGCTGCGTGAGCAGATTGCGCAACGGATGCCTGCGGTCCGCAACGAATTCATTGCCCTGGCCCTGAAGCCCACTGCTGTGCAACAACCTGCACCGGCTCCTGCGCCCAAGCCAGCGAATCCATCATGCGACATCTGTGTGGAGGTCTGGCGCAGTGCCGGCACGGTCACTGTGACCTGGCCGCTTGAAGATGCCGCGTCATGTGGCGGTGGTTTACGACTTCTGCGAGTCCAGGGCAGGCGAGCACGCTAG
- a CDS encoding replication initiation protein: MANQRLDGHISVQSRAVSPLRKPVFSLALVPQNNKITALGRRTWNVLLHIAQDQGLERETFRAALTDIVKGLDYNSGDMSIIKTHLRSMVSTLVEWQSPTAGEWQTWDVCGMLSHARLTKERGQVFVEWSYAVNMRHELLDPEIFAKLSLDVISQLGSHPSVALYEICSRYLGVGQTARKPWSWWRPVLLGRPDDERLQKLEYRIFKRDTLRPALAEVNALADIEVEMSEFKSGRFVSDLQFSVRRKPQRVLALQQRSSTEPVDVGVLAAAERLGIDHSRVERLIEEFGDAAVASGIDAVQKRAASAFPEPLRDPLRYLKSVLPNHALNHQQAIQSNLVDTQESRGALSKEKIAQWAKQWLVDRIKSIVTEISALPLEEQSELVESLKEKLVERNAHPAVIQRLVGKGWTHPMVRHEMVSFYAAAVYGEGWDKPNEKQLLAIASESATS, translated from the coding sequence ATGGCCAACCAACGTTTAGACGGACACATTTCGGTACAGTCGCGGGCTGTTAGTCCCTTGAGAAAGCCAGTGTTCTCGCTGGCCCTAGTTCCTCAGAATAACAAGATCACCGCACTTGGACGCCGAACTTGGAACGTGCTCTTGCATATTGCGCAAGATCAGGGGCTAGAGCGAGAGACCTTTCGGGCCGCTCTCACGGACATTGTCAAGGGGCTTGACTACAACAGCGGCGACATGAGCATCATAAAGACGCACCTGCGATCAATGGTCTCGACGTTGGTAGAGTGGCAGTCGCCGACTGCGGGCGAGTGGCAGACTTGGGATGTCTGCGGGATGCTGTCTCATGCCCGCCTAACTAAAGAGCGCGGTCAAGTCTTTGTTGAGTGGTCGTACGCTGTGAACATGCGGCATGAGCTTCTCGATCCCGAGATCTTTGCCAAGCTGTCACTTGATGTGATCTCACAATTGGGCTCGCATCCGTCTGTCGCACTCTATGAAATCTGCTCGAGATATTTAGGGGTTGGCCAGACAGCTCGCAAACCTTGGTCGTGGTGGCGCCCGGTGTTGTTGGGTCGTCCAGACGACGAGCGGCTTCAAAAGCTTGAGTATCGAATTTTCAAACGCGACACACTTCGGCCGGCGCTTGCCGAAGTCAATGCGCTTGCAGATATCGAGGTCGAAATGTCCGAGTTCAAATCAGGGCGGTTCGTGTCCGACCTGCAATTCTCAGTTCGAAGGAAGCCCCAGCGAGTGCTTGCGTTGCAACAACGCAGCTCAACTGAGCCAGTTGACGTGGGGGTGCTGGCGGCTGCCGAACGACTTGGTATAGATCACTCCCGTGTCGAGCGTCTGATCGAGGAATTCGGGGATGCCGCTGTTGCCAGCGGCATTGACGCCGTTCAAAAGCGAGCGGCTAGCGCATTCCCAGAACCCCTTCGCGATCCTCTACGGTATCTGAAGAGTGTGCTGCCTAATCATGCATTGAATCACCAGCAGGCGATCCAGTCGAACTTGGTCGATACGCAAGAGTCTCGAGGTGCTTTGTCCAAAGAAAAGATTGCCCAATGGGCGAAGCAATGGCTTGTGGACCGAATTAAATCAATCGTTACCGAGATCAGTGCGTTACCTCTGGAGGAGCAGTCAGAACTGGTGGAGAGCTTGAAGGAGAAGTTGGTCGAAAGAAATGCTCATCCTGCAGTCATCCAGCGGCTGGTAGGGAAGGGATGGACTCATCCGATGGTGAGACATGAGATGGTCAGCTTTTATGCGGCGGCAGTCTATGGGGAAGGGTGGGACAAGCCGAACGAAAAGCAATTGCTGGCAATAGCGTCTGAAAGCGCTACTTCCTAG
- a CDS encoding AAA family ATPase, producing the protein MEIRPQITLAGVHQQAEEAAAMLSSIRSAMLAPMVRKIAPVFSADQVATMCEASSRGSFAHRVASRKDLPSGTLVSNGRKRIFELAESRKWIREYRREMLRPAGAEAVTISIANFKGGTTKTTTAMTLAQGLTLLGHKVLVIDTDPQASLTTLFGILPDVEISAKDTIMALADGSLTTVRPLIRSTYWDGLDLVPAASSLFDAEFMLPSRQSKEGLSGFQFFKVLDLGIDDVRVDYDVIIIDSPPALSYLTINALMAANGIIMPLPPETLDFASSTQFWSLFSDLTETMLESRGLTRSFDFINILLSRVPPRAGRGASTTADAVREWITATYKEKVLPLEIPRTSIASQKSSGFGTVYDSEAGDSKDKTYKRARDAYDLFVQHIEVAVRTAWARQLQTTDTIGAAGENALSQTPR; encoded by the coding sequence ATGGAAATACGGCCACAAATCACATTAGCGGGGGTGCACCAGCAGGCAGAAGAAGCAGCTGCGATGCTTTCTAGCATTCGGTCAGCAATGCTTGCGCCCATGGTTCGCAAAATTGCTCCAGTGTTTAGTGCAGACCAGGTAGCGACCATGTGTGAAGCTTCCTCTCGCGGCTCATTTGCACATCGCGTTGCAAGCCGCAAGGATCTGCCCTCAGGAACTCTTGTTTCCAATGGAAGAAAGCGGATTTTCGAATTGGCGGAGAGTCGAAAGTGGATACGGGAATACCGGAGAGAAATGTTAAGACCTGCGGGCGCTGAGGCGGTTACTATCTCTATAGCCAATTTCAAAGGTGGGACTACGAAAACGACGACCGCCATGACGTTAGCGCAGGGCCTGACCTTGCTCGGACACAAAGTGCTGGTTATCGACACTGATCCGCAAGCATCTCTCACCACGCTTTTTGGAATCCTTCCGGACGTCGAGATCAGTGCGAAAGACACGATCATGGCGCTCGCGGATGGGTCCCTAACGACGGTGCGACCGTTGATCCGGTCCACTTATTGGGATGGGCTAGATCTGGTTCCTGCGGCGTCGTCGCTGTTTGATGCTGAATTCATGTTGCCGTCCCGTCAAAGTAAGGAAGGGCTGTCTGGTTTTCAGTTTTTCAAGGTATTGGACCTGGGGATTGACGATGTGCGGGTTGATTATGACGTGATCATCATAGATAGCCCCCCTGCCCTTTCTTACCTCACCATCAATGCGTTGATGGCAGCCAATGGCATCATCATGCCACTGCCACCTGAGACACTGGATTTTGCTTCGTCGACGCAATTTTGGTCTTTGTTCTCCGATTTGACCGAGACGATGCTTGAGTCCCGAGGTCTTACACGAAGCTTTGACTTTATTAACATACTGTTATCGCGTGTGCCGCCACGGGCTGGCCGGGGCGCCTCGACTACTGCAGACGCAGTGCGCGAGTGGATCACCGCAACCTACAAGGAAAAGGTCCTACCACTCGAGATTCCGCGAACATCGATTGCTTCTCAAAAATCGTCGGGCTTCGGTACTGTCTATGACAGCGAAGCTGGAGATTCCAAAGACAAGACATATAAGCGCGCGCGTGATGCATACGACCTGTTCGTCCAGCATATCGAAGTTGCTGTACGAACCGCCTGGGCGCGACAATTGCAGACGACAGATACGATTGGTGCAGCCGGGGAAAATGCCCTAAGCCAGACGCCTAGATGA
- a CDS encoding ParB/RepB/Spo0J family partition protein, whose product MAEQSEVHKEVVRLRERISEFDGADVVRRIDPNEITASNWANRDVSHFDTDAFAKLKAEIANSEGNVQPIKVRAKKNPDGVGVPFEIVYGHRRHRACLELGIPVLALIESDMEDAELFVEMERENRDREDLSAWEQGVMYQRALDQNLFQSARQLAVAIERDVSNISRAMALAKLPADVIRAFGSPLNLQFRWATPLRDAHQRDPEGLLEKARKVSESTPRLTPAEVFSFLTRPPVVEAASAKRPVEWKDSDGKRLALLSTDKKGRAILSFAQAIEESEQRKLIKLIDGFLGSRS is encoded by the coding sequence ATGGCCGAGCAGTCCGAAGTCCATAAGGAGGTGGTTCGTCTGCGCGAACGAATTTCTGAATTTGATGGTGCCGATGTTGTGCGACGAATTGATCCCAACGAAATTACCGCCTCGAATTGGGCAAACCGAGATGTATCGCATTTTGATACCGACGCGTTTGCTAAGCTTAAGGCTGAAATTGCCAATTCTGAGGGTAATGTCCAGCCCATCAAGGTAAGAGCGAAAAAGAACCCAGATGGTGTTGGGGTGCCTTTCGAGATTGTTTATGGCCACCGCCGCCATAGAGCATGCTTAGAGCTGGGCATACCAGTTCTAGCATTGATTGAGAGCGACATGGAGGACGCAGAATTATTTGTAGAGATGGAACGAGAGAATAGAGACCGTGAGGACCTTTCGGCATGGGAGCAAGGAGTCATGTATCAAAGAGCTCTTGATCAGAACCTCTTTCAGTCTGCGCGGCAGTTGGCCGTCGCAATCGAGCGGGACGTAAGCAACATTAGTCGAGCCATGGCGCTGGCGAAGTTGCCGGCCGATGTCATCCGAGCCTTTGGTTCCCCGTTGAATCTCCAGTTTCGTTGGGCAACTCCCCTGAGAGATGCTCATCAGCGAGATCCCGAAGGTCTTCTTGAAAAGGCACGGAAAGTCTCCGAAAGCACTCCTCGTCTGACCCCGGCAGAAGTTTTTTCGTTTCTGACTCGACCGCCTGTTGTCGAAGCAGCCTCGGCGAAGCGGCCGGTTGAATGGAAGGACTCGGACGGTAAGCGTCTAGCGCTACTCTCAACCGACAAGAAGGGGAGGGCGATACTTTCTTTTGCACAGGCTATTGAAGAGAGCGAACAGCGCAAGTTGATCAAGTTGATCGATGGTTTCCTAGGATCAAGGAGTTAA
- the relB gene encoding TraY domain-containing protein: protein MNLMEGGMSVSLRLPEDLDKRLGDLAVKTGRSKTFYMLEAIREHLDDLENLYLAEQRLIDSRAGRTRAISLDEVIHRLGENEAFLGSPASRDS, encoded by the coding sequence ATGAATCTCATGGAGGGTGGAATGTCGGTATCGCTGCGGTTGCCTGAAGACTTAGACAAGCGCCTGGGCGACCTGGCCGTGAAGACTGGCCGTTCCAAGACCTTTTACATGCTCGAAGCCATCCGAGAGCATCTGGATGACCTGGAGAATTTGTACCTGGCCGAGCAGCGCCTGATCGACAGTCGGGCGGGGCGTACCAGAGCAATTTCTCTCGATGAAGTGATACATCGGCTTGGCGAAAACGAGGCGTTTCTTGGGAGCCCAGCGAGCCGAGACTCTTAG
- a CDS encoding antitoxin Xre-like helix-turn-helix domain-containing protein, with translation MNKIRENPSAYKGVQPALKVRQLVEPEVRPQQKRIAKNARPNAKIANYLRVYKADPYTLVKWVKLGVEASTIRELADSMGMPKDKLYITLGLPRASVQRKASQDKRLSPDASSRVLGMKRLIGQVQSIVEESGNLKGFDAAAWVATWLDQEAEVLGGQKPSKFMDTPEGQLLVSQLIARTQSGAYS, from the coding sequence ATGAACAAAATTCGCGAAAATCCCTCTGCTTACAAAGGGGTGCAACCGGCTCTAAAAGTACGGCAACTTGTCGAGCCTGAGGTTCGGCCACAGCAAAAGCGGATAGCGAAAAACGCGCGCCCGAATGCCAAGATCGCAAACTATTTGCGGGTATATAAGGCGGATCCGTACACCCTCGTGAAATGGGTAAAGCTCGGTGTCGAGGCATCGACCATCAGAGAACTAGCTGACAGTATGGGGATGCCCAAGGATAAGCTTTACATCACTTTGGGGCTTCCTCGCGCCAGTGTGCAGCGCAAGGCGAGCCAGGATAAGAGGTTGTCGCCAGATGCGTCCTCGCGGGTCCTTGGCATGAAGCGTCTGATTGGGCAAGTCCAATCCATCGTGGAGGAGTCCGGCAATCTAAAAGGGTTCGACGCTGCGGCGTGGGTGGCGACATGGCTTGATCAAGAGGCAGAGGTACTGGGGGGGCAAAAGCCCAGCAAATTTATGGACACGCCAGAGGGACAGCTGTTGGTCTCTCAGCTCATAGCGCGCACCCAGAGCGGGGCCTACTCCTGA
- a CDS encoding RES family NAD+ phosphorylase, whose amino-acid sequence MPYVWRIGTDTPDYTSDDLSGIGAEKTGGRWNRKGHPVLYTASSISLAALETLGHLGTGGLPLNRYLVRIEVPDDVWNARERKPALTLPVGWDARPEGMVSLDLGDQWLKELSSVLLEVPSVVVPEENNVLVNPRHPHAGKITATKMRLWQYDQRIR is encoded by the coding sequence ATGCCTTACGTTTGGCGAATTGGCACGGACACGCCAGATTACACCTCGGACGATCTGTCGGGTATCGGAGCTGAAAAAACCGGGGGGAGATGGAACAGGAAAGGGCATCCTGTGCTGTATACGGCATCCAGCATTTCTCTGGCCGCGTTAGAAACGCTGGGGCACCTTGGGACCGGCGGGCTGCCTCTCAATCGGTATTTGGTGCGGATTGAGGTGCCTGATGATGTCTGGAATGCGCGAGAACGAAAGCCTGCCCTGACGCTGCCGGTGGGGTGGGATGCGAGACCAGAGGGAATGGTGTCGTTGGATCTGGGTGATCAGTGGCTCAAGGAGCTGAGCAGCGTGTTGTTGGAAGTGCCCTCAGTCGTCGTCCCGGAAGAGAACAACGTACTCGTGAACCCGCGCCATCCTCACGCTGGCAAGATCACTGCGACCAAAATGCGGCTCTGGCAATACGACCAGCGTATTCGCTGA